In the Pedobacter cryoconitis genome, AAATTACTGACCATGCAACTCAGGAAAAATCATTTGTTTCTGGTGGGATTTACTGCCTGCGTAAGAAAGCACTTGATCTGGTTCCTGTAGCAATTAATAGCGGACTACACCGGATGAGAAATTTTCAAAGACTTTTAATACAAAATAACCTGGTGGTAAGAGCGCATAGTTTTAATAAAATTATGGATGTTGATCATGTTTCAGATATTGAGAAAGCTGAACACTTTTTAAGCGAGGTAGAAAGATAAGTGGACGAAAACGTAAATAAAATAACCCTGCTTGGGGTTAAAAGAGGGAGCATATTTTCTCCTAACCATATTGGTAACGACGAGGCAATTTTTAACCTGACCATTTCGGAACTGGAAAAACTGGGTCACCAGGTTACGGTATGCACTGAAAATGAATTTTTAACTATGCCTGAGATAAAGGAAGAATTCATTTTTACGATGGCCAGGGAGAAAGATGTAATCTTAAAGCTGCAAGTACTGGAACGTTCTGGGAAAACTGTTATAAATTCTGGATTCGGTATTGAGAATTGTTTTAGAATTAATATGACAAATGCTCTGATTAACGCAAATGTACCTTATCCTAAAAGTAAAATTACCTCAACGGAAGAGCTTGCTGCAGATTTGTTTCAGGATTTACCCGGAGATGGATTCTGGATTAAAAGGGGTGATTTCCATGCCATTCATAAAGAAGACGTAACATATGTGGAATCTGAGGAGCAGGGAAGATATATTTTAAAAGAGTTTAGCCTCAGAGGAATACCTAATGCACTGATTTCTCAGAATTTATTAGGTGACCTGGTTAAGTTTTATGGGATCAGGGGAAGTGAGTTTTTCTACTTGTTTTATCCCTATGATCATAACCACCATAAATATGCTCAATATGAACAAACCAATGGAAAGACTTTCCATTATCCCTTTGATCAGGAGCTGTTAAAAAGTGTAGCGAATACTGCTGCTGAAGCATTAAATATATTTGTTTACGGTGGCGATGCTATTGTGAGCAAAGATGGGACGTTTCGGATCATAGACTTTAATGACTGGCCAAGTTTTGCACCGTGCAGAGCACAGGCTGCGCCATATATCGCACAATGTCTGATAGAAAATTTTACATTAAAAGTTGATGAAAGAATTTAACCTGACTGAGGAACAGTCAAAAATATCATTTGAGAATACACTGAAATCTAATGATACAGAAGAGAAAATAGATATCTACTTTTACCGCCCTATTGGTTATCAGATTGCACTATTTTGTGCGAAGCTCAATATTACTCCAAATACGGTTACGATAATCAGTATCTTTTTTGGTGTGGGGGCGGGGATTATGTTCTATTTTCCAGATTTATGGCTGAATGTGATTGGGATGGGCTTGTTAATATTTGCCAATTCTCTGGATAGTGCAGATGGACAGCTTGCCAGGATTACAAATAACAAAAGTCGTCTGGGAAGGATCCTTGATGGTTTTGCCGGGGACTTTTGGTTTGCGTCCATTCATATTGCGATTTGCTTGCGTCTTCAGAATGAAGGCTGGCCGGCCTGGATTTGGGTATTAGGTGTTGGCGCAGGGGTTTCCCATATTTTCCAGTCTGCTATGGCTGATTATTACCGTAATGTACATTTGTTTTTTATCAAAGGTGTGGCTGGAAGTGAGCTGGATAATACGGACGATTTGCAAAATGAATATGACAGGGATGTTAAGCAGACCAGTTTATTTTTACGGATAGTTGCTAAGGGGTACATTAATTATACCCGGTTACAGGAAAGATGTTCTCCTTATCTGCAGAAGTTTTTAAAGCTTGTCAAAAAAAGATACACAGCTGAATTACCTGCAGATTTAATCAGTGAGTTTCGCACATTGAATAAGCCATTAATGAAGTATACAAATATTATCCAGTTCAATACCAGGGTAATCTTTTTGTTTCTGTGGTTGTTTCTGAATGAGACCTGGGTTTATTTTGTATTTGACCTGGTCGTTTTAAATTCGATCTTAATTTATATGGTGAACAGACAGGAAAAAATAAGCCGCATGTTTTACGAACGTCTGTCGCTTAAAGCTTAAATCAATGAATAGTAAGGCTTATAAGGTAATATTCATGGCACTGGGCATTGTCACGCTCGGCTTTATGATCTACAAACTGGGTTTCCATGAAATTCTGGGAAATATAGAAAAAACGGGCGGATGGTTCATTCCTATTATAGGAAGCTGGCTGGTTATTTACGGACTGAATGCGCTTGCATTTCGTCAGATTATTGAAGAGCCTGCGTTACCTGAAAGTAAGTTGCCTTTTTCAACGGTTTTGCGGTTAACGATTACCGGATATGCAATCAATTATGTTACTCCTTTTGTAGCCCTTGGTGGTGAGCCTTACCGGATCATGGAGCTTAAAAAGTTTATGGGTATTCATAAAGCAACTTCTTCTGTGTTGTTATATGGAATGATGCATGTCTTTTCACATATTGTTTTCTGGGTGCTTTCGATCTTATTGATCCTGGCAGTATTACCGCTGGAATCAACGATGGTTATTGGTTGTATTATTGGCTTTATTGTAGGTATCCTGATTATTTTATGGTTTTTAAGTATCTATAAAAAGGGTTTCACGGTCAATACTTTTTTACTCTTGCAAAAGTTGCCTTTTGTCAAAAAATATGCGACTAACTTTTTAAAGGAGAAATCGGAATCTCTGCACGAAGTGGATGATCAGATCCGGATGTTATATGAACAACGGAAGTCACGTTTTTTGATGGCACTTCTGTATGAAATCCTGGCCAGGATAGTTACTTGTGCAGAGATCTATTTTACAGCGGTGGCCATTGGTTTGGATATGACAGTTTCGCAAGCGCTGATTATCAGTTCGGCTTCTTCATTATTTGCAAACATTATTTTCTTCTTTCCTATGCAGCTTGGGGTAAGAGAAGGAGGGCTGGCACTTGCACTTCGTAGTGTGGGTTTACCAGCAGAAACTGGTATTTTTATTGGGATCATCATGAGAATCAGAGAAATAGTGTGGATTATCTTTGGCTTTATTTTAATGAGAGTTTCAAAAAGATAATTTGAAAATATCATGTACTTTTGTCAGGAATAAAATATTCAATCATATGATAAAAGGACTCTTATTTGATTACGGCGGGACGATTGATACCAATGGCCTTCATTGGGCAGTAGTATTAAAAAACAGCTATCAGAAATTCGATATACAAATACCAAAAGACTTATTTTTCAAGGCCTATTCTTTTGGAGAAAGAAGCCTGGCTATTCACCCCATTGTAAAGCCTTCATTTACCTTTTTACAAGTATTACGTGCAAAAATTGAACAGCAGTTTATTTTTTTACAGGAGAATGGATTTGAAATTGACAAAAAATACATTGAACTGATTGCCAGTGATTGTAATGCGTTTGCCAGACAGACTGTTCAAAATGCCAAAGTTATTCTGGAAGAATTAGCTGCAGCTTATCCTTTAGTTATGGTTTCTAATTTCTATGGAAATCTGAATGCCGTACTGGAAGATTTTGGGATCAGACATCTTTTTGCTGAAGTAGTTGAATCTGCTGTAGCAGGGGTAAGAAAGCCTGATCCTGCAATTTATGGGTTGGGTGTAAAAGCTTTAGGTTTTAATCCTGAAGAGTGCATGGTCATAGGAGATTCTTTCAGTAAGGATATTATCCCGGCTAAAGAGATTGGAT is a window encoding:
- a CDS encoding HAD family hydrolase; amino-acid sequence: MIKGLLFDYGGTIDTNGLHWAVVLKNSYQKFDIQIPKDLFFKAYSFGERSLAIHPIVKPSFTFLQVLRAKIEQQFIFLQENGFEIDKKYIELIASDCNAFARQTVQNAKVILEELAAAYPLVMVSNFYGNLNAVLEDFGIRHLFAEVVESAVAGVRKPDPAIYGLGVKALGFNPEECMVIGDSFSKDIIPAKEIGCRTVWLNGIGWEDDDHLSASNTNGVLADEEIKDFSALKKYLVTT
- a CDS encoding lysylphosphatidylglycerol synthase transmembrane domain-containing protein; this translates as MNSKAYKVIFMALGIVTLGFMIYKLGFHEILGNIEKTGGWFIPIIGSWLVIYGLNALAFRQIIEEPALPESKLPFSTVLRLTITGYAINYVTPFVALGGEPYRIMELKKFMGIHKATSSVLLYGMMHVFSHIVFWVLSILLILAVLPLESTMVIGCIIGFIVGILIILWFLSIYKKGFTVNTFLLLQKLPFVKKYATNFLKEKSESLHEVDDQIRMLYEQRKSRFLMALLYEILARIVTCAEIYFTAVAIGLDMTVSQALIISSASSLFANIIFFFPMQLGVREGGLALALRSVGLPAETGIFIGIIMRIREIVWIIFGFILMRVSKR
- a CDS encoding CDP-alcohol phosphatidyltransferase family protein, coding for MKEFNLTEEQSKISFENTLKSNDTEEKIDIYFYRPIGYQIALFCAKLNITPNTVTIISIFFGVGAGIMFYFPDLWLNVIGMGLLIFANSLDSADGQLARITNNKSRLGRILDGFAGDFWFASIHIAICLRLQNEGWPAWIWVLGVGAGVSHIFQSAMADYYRNVHLFFIKGVAGSELDNTDDLQNEYDRDVKQTSLFLRIVAKGYINYTRLQERCSPYLQKFLKLVKKRYTAELPADLISEFRTLNKPLMKYTNIIQFNTRVIFLFLWLFLNETWVYFVFDLVVLNSILIYMVNRQEKISRMFYERLSLKA